In Armatimonadota bacterium, a single genomic region encodes these proteins:
- the gmd gene encoding GDP-mannose 4,6-dehydratase: MSKVAIVTGVTGQDGAYLSKLLLEKGYKVYGAVRRSASTNFWRLEELGVRSEIEYVSMDLCEYTNIIRTIRKIQPDEFFNLAAQSFVAASFEMPMYTADADGTAVLRILEAIREFSPATRFYQASTSEMFGKVQEIPQKESTPFYPRSPYGVAKLFGHWMTVNYRESYNMHASSGILFNHESPLRGREFVSRKITSTLANMARGHESVLELGNMDAKRDWGFAGDYVEGMWRMLQQPEGGDYVLATNETHTVRKFVEIASRFVGFEIEWAGSAEAEIGVDKKTGRTIVKINPAFYRPAEVELLIGDPAKAEKVLGWQRKMSFEGLVEAMQQADLDRAAKGLVSN, translated from the coding sequence ATGTCGAAAGTTGCAATTGTTACGGGTGTCACAGGCCAGGACGGGGCGTACCTCTCCAAGCTGTTGTTGGAGAAGGGTTACAAGGTTTACGGAGCAGTGCGACGTAGCGCGTCCACGAATTTTTGGCGTCTGGAAGAACTGGGGGTTCGAAGCGAAATCGAGTACGTCTCAATGGATCTCTGCGAGTACACCAATATCATCCGAACAATCAGGAAGATTCAACCAGATGAGTTCTTCAACCTCGCAGCCCAGAGTTTTGTTGCAGCCTCTTTTGAGATGCCGATGTACACCGCGGATGCCGATGGAACCGCAGTTTTGAGAATTCTTGAGGCGATCCGGGAATTCAGCCCCGCGACGCGATTCTATCAAGCTTCGACTTCCGAGATGTTCGGAAAGGTCCAAGAGATTCCTCAGAAAGAGTCAACTCCGTTCTATCCTCGCTCGCCATATGGAGTCGCGAAGCTGTTCGGACACTGGATGACGGTCAACTACCGAGAGTCGTACAACATGCACGCCTCCTCAGGCATCCTGTTTAATCACGAGTCGCCACTGCGCGGAAGAGAGTTCGTCTCGCGAAAGATTACTTCGACTCTGGCAAACATGGCCCGAGGACACGAATCCGTCCTTGAGCTTGGGAACATGGATGCAAAACGTGATTGGGGCTTCGCTGGCGACTACGTCGAGGGAATGTGGCGGATGCTGCAACAGCCCGAAGGAGGCGACTACGTCCTTGCGACGAACGAAACGCACACCGTTCGAAAGTTTGTCGAAATCGCATCACGTTTCGTTGGGTTCGAAATTGAATGGGCTGGCTCAGCCGAAGCTGAAATTGGAGTTGATAAGAAGACGGGACGAACGATTGTCAAGATCAATCCGGCATTCTATCGCCCCGCTGAGGTCGAGCTACTCATCGGTGATCCAGCGAAGGCTGAAAAAGTGCTTGGCTGGCAACGCAAGATGTCGTTTGAGGGCCTCGTCGAGGCGATGCAGCAAGCCGACCTCGATCGAGCTGCCAAGGGACTCGTTAGCAACTAA
- a CDS encoding glycosyltransferase family 1 protein has translation MRIAISGFPFTTEPGKRYAGVGRNMARVLEEIVRKDRGDTYHIFINSKVDLDPSWENCKWITWHRVEVKGVAHRLFWEHFLVGKQATKLGCDLVHSLFANLPFGCKLPMTTLVHDAFPRTHPQWYTPRNRRILDWMTASGCRLATHVLTVSEFARTELNRAYGTPLEKITVCYNGPGNDVQQLTEAELISVSREGLPDLDVPFVFTVSTLEPRKNLSGLIRAFESVPQIKLYVAGAKGWLNSELAQVVENSPARDRIVFLGYVSDEQLNLLLNKCKLFALVSFVEGFGIPVLEAMIAGAPVVTSQTSSLPEVAGGWAYYCDPENPASIAEALLFALGNEEELSRKAAGGKEFATQFTWEASVDRMHQVFHSLVGR, from the coding sequence ATGCGCATCGCCATTTCGGGGTTCCCATTTACTACTGAACCCGGTAAGAGATATGCGGGTGTCGGGCGAAACATGGCGCGTGTGCTCGAAGAGATCGTTCGCAAAGATCGCGGAGATACCTATCACATCTTTATCAACTCAAAGGTCGATCTCGACCCAAGTTGGGAGAATTGTAAATGGATCACTTGGCATAGAGTCGAAGTAAAGGGGGTTGCCCATCGACTTTTCTGGGAGCACTTCCTCGTTGGCAAACAAGCAACTAAATTAGGTTGCGATCTAGTGCACTCTTTATTCGCCAACTTGCCTTTTGGCTGCAAACTGCCGATGACAACTCTTGTCCATGATGCCTTTCCCAGAACGCATCCCCAGTGGTACACGCCGCGCAACCGCCGGATCCTTGATTGGATGACTGCAAGCGGGTGCCGATTGGCAACTCACGTCCTGACCGTTTCTGAATTCGCAAGGACAGAGTTGAACCGGGCATACGGCACCCCGCTCGAGAAAATCACCGTCTGCTACAACGGGCCCGGAAACGATGTCCAGCAGTTAACCGAAGCCGAACTGATCTCCGTCAGTCGCGAGGGCCTGCCTGACTTAGACGTTCCGTTTGTGTTCACAGTGAGCACGCTCGAACCAAGAAAGAATTTATCGGGGCTGATTCGAGCATTTGAATCGGTCCCTCAAATCAAGCTATATGTAGCAGGCGCGAAGGGTTGGCTCAATTCTGAGCTTGCCCAAGTGGTTGAGAATTCACCAGCAAGGGATCGAATCGTCTTTCTCGGCTACGTCTCAGATGAGCAGCTTAACCTTCTCCTAAACAAGTGCAAGCTGTTCGCATTGGTATCCTTTGTGGAGGGATTTGGGATTCCAGTCTTGGAGGCGATGATCGCCGGAGCGCCGGTCGTCACGAGCCAAACGAGCTCGCTACCGGAGGTGGCCGGCGGGTGGGCTTACTACTGTGATCCAGAGAATCCGGCTTCGATTGCCGAAGCCCTGTTATTTGCTCTAGGAAATGAGGAAGAACTAAGTAGAAAAGCTGCGGGTGGCAAAGAATTTGCCACTCAATTTACTTGGGAAGCTAGTGTGGACAGAATGCACCAGGTTTTCCATTCATTGGTAGGAAGATAG
- a CDS encoding glycosyltransferase — translation MRNIIIVCDGAGTTGGTERVAITSALALKGAGYNVTFFAGEPVSTPELDNIQCVSIKQSDAYHASKVEVFKRFVWNQAAAEKFGELLSKFRPNDTVIHVHAFRRILTGAVIKEARQRGFKLVFTLHDFGVVCPNTTFYISTKNQICHHQPLSLACKTCQCTHKGWPMKLMQTARGSRIAKERILEDFEHFVYVSEFSRRIIEPHLPKSTPSTTIYNPVSKDQEPKTEQRNPVFTYVGRLSQEKGVVGFARAAKAAGVKCQFIGDGPEREAILVANPDAILTGWLSHEDVQKRIRGSRAVVMPSLWYETAGLAVIEAISQGVTAIVAKNCASTEYIEHGATGVLYQGEAELAAVLAAMTDEQAQILGDEAYTRYWKAPLTTKKHLDQLIQVYNSLA, via the coding sequence ATGAGAAACATCATCATTGTCTGCGACGGTGCCGGCACAACGGGTGGCACCGAACGTGTTGCAATAACCTCGGCGCTGGCCCTGAAAGGCGCTGGATACAACGTCACTTTCTTCGCGGGAGAGCCAGTCTCGACTCCCGAGCTAGACAACATTCAGTGCGTTTCGATAAAGCAGTCCGACGCGTATCACGCATCAAAGGTAGAGGTTTTCAAGCGGTTTGTTTGGAACCAAGCTGCCGCCGAAAAATTCGGTGAACTTCTCTCCAAGTTCAGGCCGAATGACACGGTCATCCACGTCCACGCCTTTCGGCGTATTCTTACGGGAGCCGTGATCAAAGAAGCTAGGCAACGCGGATTTAAGCTCGTCTTCACTCTTCACGACTTCGGGGTTGTCTGTCCGAATACAACCTTTTACATCTCCACCAAGAACCAGATTTGCCACCACCAACCGCTTTCACTGGCCTGCAAAACCTGCCAGTGCACGCACAAAGGTTGGCCTATGAAGCTAATGCAGACGGCAAGAGGTTCCAGAATAGCGAAAGAACGGATACTCGAGGACTTCGAACACTTTGTTTACGTGAGCGAATTCAGCCGCCGCATCATCGAACCGCACTTACCGAAGTCGACTCCATCAACCACGATTTACAATCCGGTTTCCAAAGACCAAGAACCCAAAACTGAACAACGCAATCCGGTCTTTACCTACGTCGGTCGCCTATCACAAGAAAAGGGTGTCGTCGGATTTGCCCGAGCCGCCAAAGCCGCCGGAGTAAAGTGTCAGTTCATCGGTGATGGCCCAGAACGAGAAGCCATCCTGGTCGCCAATCCAGATGCGATTCTGACGGGCTGGCTTTCGCACGAGGACGTACAAAAGAGGATACGTGGGAGCCGTGCGGTCGTGATGCCTTCCCTTTGGTACGAGACGGCGGGACTAGCCGTGATCGAAGCGATTTCTCAAGGGGTAACGGCGATCGTAGCCAAGAACTGCGCTTCGACCGAGTACATCGAGCACGGAGCCACTGGCGTCCTTTACCAAGGCGAAGCGGAACTTGCGGCTGTTCTAGCTGCTATGACGGACGAGCAAGCGCAAATCCTCGGCGACGAGGCGTACACACGCTACTGGAAAGCCCCGCTAACGACAAAAAAACACCTGGATCAATTGATCCAGGTGTACAATTCGCTCGCTTAG
- a CDS encoding glycosyltransferase family 4 protein has product MFWAFCPFDWFVESGMKNGNKLKILVVSNLCPPEYEGGFELSALRNAESLRALGHEVDLITSKFRKSFQGERTDRHFVSRIFRLSTAKDGWALASSFMDGSSKLDFSFGELAKQVAIRMANIGSILGMLQVSSRNEAAMRGFLSDKEYDVAYVFGLHMIGTSVIHPLMAKGIPLVYHQGDEWLAAYIFGSPVKHAILTAFAPLRYRRERKIDLSRVVTVSHFMKTRFGELGFPLDGVSVIHRGFEHATSLVETTDRYAPPVFLLASRLALYKGIHIAIRAAETLDAQMPDQPWEMWIAGGGDPKVVAFFERMIAELKVEHRVKLLGKLSRDQVIQHMRRSTAFISPSVFDEPFGNTNIEAMASGAPLIASRSGAIEEIVVNSESGLIYNRASHNELASHMKLILTEPSVAERLSRRGVERVQNHFLQSEIIRQVEDTLRVAAGVSPDRVESTSATLR; this is encoded by the coding sequence GTGTTTTGGGCGTTTTGCCCATTCGATTGGTTTGTGGAATCTGGAATGAAGAATGGCAACAAACTGAAAATCTTGGTTGTCTCGAATCTGTGTCCTCCTGAATACGAGGGTGGATTCGAACTCAGTGCGCTTCGCAACGCCGAGAGCCTCCGCGCCTTGGGGCATGAAGTCGATCTCATCACCAGTAAGTTTCGGAAGAGTTTTCAAGGCGAGCGAACGGATCGCCACTTTGTATCGCGAATTTTTCGACTTTCGACGGCCAAGGACGGTTGGGCCCTCGCGTCGAGTTTTATGGATGGGAGCTCAAAGCTCGATTTTTCCTTTGGCGAATTGGCGAAGCAGGTTGCGATTCGCATGGCGAATATCGGCTCGATTCTCGGAATGCTCCAGGTCTCATCGAGAAACGAAGCGGCAATGCGGGGCTTCCTTTCTGACAAAGAGTACGACGTGGCCTATGTCTTCGGCCTCCACATGATCGGAACCTCGGTCATTCATCCGTTGATGGCCAAAGGCATTCCATTGGTCTACCACCAAGGGGATGAGTGGCTTGCCGCTTACATCTTCGGTTCTCCCGTGAAGCATGCCATCCTGACGGCCTTTGCACCTCTGAGATACCGACGCGAACGAAAGATTGACTTGAGCCGAGTAGTGACCGTTTCTCATTTCATGAAGACGCGATTCGGAGAACTCGGTTTTCCGCTGGACGGCGTTTCGGTTATCCATCGTGGATTTGAGCACGCCACGAGCCTCGTGGAGACGACCGACCGGTACGCTCCGCCCGTTTTTCTACTAGCCTCGAGATTGGCGCTGTATAAGGGGATACACATTGCGATTAGGGCCGCAGAAACACTTGACGCTCAAATGCCGGATCAGCCGTGGGAAATGTGGATCGCAGGGGGTGGAGACCCCAAAGTGGTTGCCTTTTTCGAGCGAATGATCGCTGAACTCAAAGTGGAGCACCGGGTGAAGTTGCTCGGAAAACTCTCTCGCGACCAGGTGATCCAGCACATGCGTCGTTCGACGGCATTTATTTCGCCAAGCGTGTTTGATGAGCCGTTTGGCAACACCAACATCGAAGCGATGGCCTCCGGCGCACCTTTGATCGCTTCTCGCAGTGGTGCGATTGAAGAAATCGTTGTCAACTCCGAATCGGGACTGATCTACAACCGCGCAAGCCACAATGAACTTGCGTCGCACATGAAACTGATCCTTACTGAGCCATCCGTGGCCGAACGACTTTCGCGCCGAGGAGTCGAGAGAGTTCAAAATCACTTTCTCCAGTCAGAAATCATTAGGCAAGTCGAGGACACGTTAAGGGTTGCCGCTGGGGTTTCACCTGATCGCGTCGAAAGCACTTCGGCGACGCTGCGCTGA